One Methylobacterium sp. 77 DNA window includes the following coding sequences:
- the zwf gene encoding glucose-6-phosphate dehydrogenase, with protein sequence MTLPDAAANAGKQPRANDEIKKAPACTLVIFGAAGDLTKRLLMPALYNLASDGLLSDELKIVGIDHNDRTTDQWRDDLSQTMQSFTQDRTSEFHPASIDPRHWGFIRDRLTFTKGDFEAAETYQRLGAAVSGSVIFYLAVSARFFGPVVDNLGAAGLLKEADGGFRRVVIEKPFGTDLASAEALNARILKQADEGQVFRIDHFLGKETVQSILALRFANGMLEPIWNARHIDHVQITAAETIGVEQRGAFYEPTGALRDMVPNHLFQLLSMVAMEPPGSFDAEDIRNEKARIEQAVLPVAPDHAVRGQYAAGEEQGRPVRGYREEDNVSGDSRTETYVALKLAIENPRWSGVPFYLRTGKRMAGRLTEIAVHFKPPSHGLFAGTELAPNVMRLHIDPEQGLSTQWNAKRPGPEMHLGAVTSSFRFGDFFTETPSVGYETLIYDCMVGDPTLFQRADAIEAGWAAVDPLIQAWADAPVEAYAAGSDGPAGADTLLTRDGRAWLPLKTS encoded by the coding sequence ATGACCCTTCCCGATGCCGCAGCGAATGCCGGCAAGCAGCCTCGCGCCAATGACGAGATCAAGAAGGCTCCGGCCTGCACTCTCGTGATCTTCGGGGCGGCCGGCGACCTGACGAAGCGGCTGCTGATGCCGGCGCTCTACAATCTCGCCTCCGACGGCCTGCTCTCTGACGAGCTGAAGATCGTCGGCATCGACCATAACGACCGCACGACCGATCAGTGGCGCGACGACCTCTCGCAGACGATGCAGTCCTTCACCCAGGACCGCACCTCCGAATTCCACCCGGCTTCCATCGATCCGCGGCATTGGGGCTTCATCCGCGACCGCCTGACCTTCACCAAGGGAGATTTCGAGGCCGCGGAGACCTACCAGCGGCTCGGAGCCGCCGTCAGCGGCAGCGTGATCTTCTATCTCGCGGTCTCCGCCCGCTTCTTCGGCCCCGTAGTCGACAACCTCGGCGCGGCCGGCCTGTTGAAGGAGGCTGACGGCGGCTTCCGCCGGGTGGTGATCGAGAAACCGTTCGGCACCGACCTCGCTTCGGCCGAGGCCCTCAACGCCCGGATCCTGAAACAGGCGGACGAGGGCCAGGTGTTCCGCATCGATCACTTCCTCGGCAAGGAAACTGTCCAGAGCATCCTGGCTCTCCGCTTCGCCAACGGCATGCTGGAGCCGATCTGGAACGCCCGCCACATCGACCATGTGCAGATCACCGCGGCCGAGACGATCGGCGTGGAGCAGCGCGGCGCCTTCTACGAGCCGACCGGCGCCCTGCGCGACATGGTGCCGAACCACCTGTTCCAGCTCCTCTCCATGGTGGCGATGGAGCCGCCCGGCAGTTTCGATGCGGAGGATATCCGCAACGAGAAGGCGCGGATCGAGCAGGCCGTGCTGCCGGTGGCGCCGGACCATGCGGTGCGTGGCCAATACGCGGCCGGCGAGGAGCAGGGACGACCGGTGAGGGGATATCGCGAGGAGGACAATGTCTCGGGCGATTCGCGCACCGAGACCTACGTCGCCCTGAAACTCGCCATCGAGAACCCGCGCTGGTCCGGCGTGCCGTTCTACCTGCGCACCGGAAAGCGTATGGCGGGGCGCCTCACCGAGATCGCCGTGCATTTCAAGCCGCCGAGCCATGGCCTGTTCGCGGGCACCGAACTCGCGCCCAACGTGATGCGTCTGCATATCGACCCAGAACAGGGCCTCAGCACGCAGTGGAACGCCAAACGACCGGGGCCCGAGATGCATCTCGGCGCGGTCACGTCCTCGTTCCGTTTCGGCGATTTCTTCACGGAGACGCCGAGCGTTGGTTACGAGACCTTGATCTACGATTGCATGGTCGGCGATCCGACCCTGTTCCAGCGGGCCGACGCCATCGAGGCGGGCTGGGCGGCCGTCGATCCTCTGATCCAGGCCTGGGCCGATGCCCCGGTGGAGGCCTATGCGGCGGGCAGCGACGGGCCGGCTGGAGCCGACACATTGCTCACCCGCGACGGGCGGGCCTGGCTTCCCCTCAAGACGAGTTGA
- a CDS encoding restriction endonuclease gives MSGRSSLVARLFWTTVIGGAFAFWFGLPALAATGLCLCLILLRRLDRPRRFRSSVRRLARAHAGTLALRRRQECFEDAYGNRIDDGWLRERDYFAERTILPHLDAKGFTDLADTRWATVLDIIDEVALSVDLPDEDEAPEDGIAYERFCAEALREAGWSARPTKASGDQGADVVAERAGTRLVLQCKRYTKPVGNAAVQEVAAAARYWQADMAAVVSNAGFTPAARRLSGATGVLLLHHDALRQLSPVRKSKRLNTAPA, from the coding sequence ATGTCCGGTCGATCGAGCCTCGTCGCCCGCCTGTTCTGGACGACGGTGATCGGTGGGGCCTTCGCCTTCTGGTTCGGCCTCCCCGCTCTGGCGGCGACCGGTCTCTGTCTCTGCCTGATCCTGCTGCGTCGGCTCGACCGGCCCCGCCGCTTCAGGAGCTCGGTGCGCCGCCTCGCTCGGGCCCATGCCGGTACCCTCGCCCTGCGACGTCGCCAGGAATGCTTCGAGGACGCCTACGGCAATCGGATCGACGACGGCTGGTTGCGTGAGCGGGATTACTTCGCCGAGCGGACGATCCTGCCGCATCTCGACGCCAAAGGCTTCACCGATCTCGCGGATACCCGGTGGGCCACGGTCCTCGACATCATCGACGAGGTCGCCCTGTCCGTGGATCTGCCGGACGAGGACGAGGCTCCGGAAGACGGCATCGCCTATGAGCGCTTCTGTGCCGAAGCCTTGCGCGAGGCGGGCTGGTCGGCGCGCCCCACGAAAGCCAGCGGGGACCAGGGCGCCGATGTGGTTGCCGAGCGGGCGGGAACGCGCCTGGTTCTGCAGTGCAAGCGCTATACGAAGCCCGTCGGCAACGCGGCGGTGCAGGAGGTGGCGGCAGCCGCACGCTACTGGCAGGCGGATATGGCCGCCGTCGTTTCCAATGCCGGCTTCACTCCCGCCGCCCGCAGGTTGTCGGGTGCCACCGGCGTCCTTCTGCTTCACCACGATGCCCTGCGACAGCTTTCGCCGGTGCGGAAGTCCAAGCGCCTCAACACTGCGCCGGCCTGA
- a CDS encoding MucR family transcriptional regulator yields MDVENDFVTDYIELTADIVSAFVSNNSVPVSDIPALIASIHATLGSLSASAAPAKVEPLTPAVSIKRSITPDFVICLEDGKKFKSLKRHLRTRYSMTPEEYRAKWNLPSDYPMVAPNYAAARSELAKNMGLGQQRRKTRAKAPAAEAPAAPAPRGRRPRTAAVAATA; encoded by the coding sequence GTGGACGTCGAGAACGACTTTGTAACGGATTACATAGAGCTTACGGCGGATATCGTCTCGGCCTTCGTAAGCAACAATTCCGTGCCGGTTTCCGATATTCCGGCGCTCATCGCGTCGATTCATGCGACGCTGGGCAGCCTCTCGGCGTCCGCCGCTCCGGCGAAGGTCGAGCCTCTGACACCGGCCGTGTCCATCAAGCGCTCGATCACGCCAGACTTCGTCATCTGTCTCGAAGACGGCAAGAAATTCAAATCGCTGAAGCGCCACCTTCGGACGCGCTATTCCATGACGCCGGAAGAATACCGCGCGAAATGGAACCTCCCGAGCGACTATCCGATGGTCGCACCCAATTACGCGGCCGCGCGGTCGGAACTCGCGAAGAATATGGGTCTCGGGCAACAGCGCAGGAAGACCCGCGCCAAGGCTCCCGCGGCTGAGGCACCCGCGGCACCCGCACCGCGTGGACGTCGTCCCCGCACGGCTGCCGTAGCCGCTACAGCGTAG
- a CDS encoding class II aldolase/adducin family protein, which produces MSETAAYEISGAIVEAMRSLITLGLSQGTAGNVSVRFGDGFLMTPSGIPADELRPDDIVPMTMEGTHRHALVPSSEWRFHRDILRQRPEIGAVVHAHPTYCTAFAMCGREIPAVHYMIAAAGGPTIRCAPYAPYGTEELSIAAVTALDGRLGCLLANHGMIATGRDLAKALWLAVEMEALCRQYAVALQVGQPVILSDAEIARTVKRFESYGPRSRTEMP; this is translated from the coding sequence ATGTCAGAGACGGCAGCTTACGAGATTTCCGGCGCGATCGTCGAGGCGATGCGATCCCTGATCACGCTGGGATTGAGCCAGGGCACCGCCGGCAACGTCTCCGTACGTTTCGGCGACGGCTTTCTCATGACACCTTCAGGCATCCCGGCCGATGAATTGCGGCCCGACGACATCGTACCGATGACGATGGAGGGGACGCATCGGCATGCTCTTGTCCCCTCGTCCGAATGGCGCTTCCATCGCGACATCCTGCGGCAGAGGCCCGAAATCGGCGCCGTCGTGCATGCACATCCGACGTATTGTACCGCCTTCGCCATGTGCGGGCGTGAGATCCCGGCCGTCCATTACATGATTGCCGCCGCCGGCGGCCCGACGATCCGCTGCGCGCCCTACGCTCCCTATGGCACGGAAGAGCTATCGATCGCGGCAGTCACCGCTCTCGATGGTCGTCTGGGATGCCTGCTGGCCAACCATGGGATGATCGCGACGGGCAGAGATCTCGCCAAGGCTCTCTGGCTGGCGGTGGAGATGGAGGCCCTGTGCCGCCAGTATGCCGTCGCGCTGCAGGTCGGGCAGCCGGTCATCCTCTCGGACGCCGAGATCGCGCGAACCGTGAAGCGGTTCGAAAGCTACGGACCGCGTAGCAGGACCGAGATGCCATGA
- a CDS encoding bifunctional acetate--CoA ligase family protein/GNAT family N-acetyltransferase gives MSTYRFEALLAPRTIAIVGFGRSALGLAVAGNLAKAGFGGSVHLVGETGLPTLDDLPVTPDLVVIVAEAPAVEGWVDKAGLRGAAVAVILTSDMPADLCEAVRNRARRWGMRLLGPNSMGLMVPRAALDASLFAGTPKAGDLALISQSGTVAAGIVAWAAHRDVGFSAILSLGTACDIDIADCLDHFAADIHTRAILLSLNVIPNARKFMSAARAAARAKPVLVLRTGRHEAPLRHTVTHTGALARPDAVYEAAFRRAGLLSVDGLDAMFSAAETLGRQRPFPGQRLAILGNGEGIGALAADRLADRGGTLAATGAGGNPADLGVEADALAYAGALAPLLADPANDAVLAIHVPTARSDSAGVASAIADTVSAARRKGGRRKPVFAVTVGDDGEAGAVLAAAGIPRFATDADAVEGFMHLVRYREAQDDLMRTPDSLPREFSPDVEAARAIVATALEAGETWLDPLAVAGLLTAYRIDSVPLTLAPDIDAAAAAAWPIIAEGSAVALKVVSPDIVHKSDVGGVRLDLTSEADVRAAAADILTRSRRQRPDARIMGFAVQPMIRKGKRRELIAGLAEDPVFGPVVVFGRGGVAVEVIDDRALSLPPLDLRLASELIDRTRVARRLAAYRDVPAVDRRALGLVLVKLAQLSADLPEVRELDINPLLADANGVLALDARVMIGPAPERRGGTHNPRFAIRPYPVEWERNLVLKREKITVRPVRPEDEGLFKTFFEQVSAEDLRLRFFMPVRDFNHAFLARLTQLDYARAIAFVAIEAETASMLGAVRLHADANHESGEYAILIRSDRKGTGLGFALMQLMIDWARAEGLQRIEGTVLRENRAMLAVCRRLGFAAQPDKDDGTVMKVSLALSGM, from the coding sequence ATGAGCACCTATCGTTTCGAGGCGTTGCTGGCGCCACGGACGATCGCGATCGTCGGCTTCGGCCGCAGCGCGCTCGGTCTTGCCGTGGCCGGTAACCTGGCCAAGGCCGGGTTCGGCGGTTCGGTCCACCTCGTCGGCGAGACGGGACTTCCGACCCTCGACGATCTGCCCGTGACGCCGGATCTCGTCGTGATCGTGGCGGAAGCCCCAGCAGTCGAGGGCTGGGTCGACAAGGCGGGCCTGCGAGGTGCCGCCGTGGCCGTCATCCTCACCTCCGACATGCCGGCCGACCTGTGCGAGGCGGTGCGCAACCGTGCCAGACGATGGGGCATGCGCCTCCTCGGTCCCAACAGCATGGGGCTGATGGTGCCGCGCGCGGCGCTCGATGCGAGCCTGTTCGCGGGGACCCCGAAGGCGGGCGATCTCGCCCTCATCTCGCAATCGGGCACGGTGGCGGCCGGCATCGTCGCCTGGGCGGCGCATCGCGACGTCGGATTCTCGGCCATCCTGTCGCTCGGCACCGCCTGCGATATCGACATCGCCGATTGCCTCGACCATTTCGCGGCCGACATCCACACGCGGGCGATCCTGCTGTCGTTGAACGTGATCCCCAACGCCCGCAAGTTCATGTCGGCCGCCCGTGCCGCGGCGCGGGCCAAGCCCGTCCTCGTCCTGCGCACGGGTCGCCATGAGGCCCCCCTGCGCCACACCGTCACTCATACCGGCGCCCTTGCCCGGCCGGATGCCGTCTACGAGGCGGCGTTTCGCCGGGCGGGTCTGCTGAGCGTCGATGGGCTCGACGCCATGTTCTCGGCGGCGGAGACCCTCGGCCGGCAACGACCCTTCCCCGGCCAGCGCCTCGCCATCCTCGGCAATGGCGAGGGCATCGGAGCGCTCGCCGCCGACAGGCTCGCGGATCGGGGCGGCACGCTGGCCGCGACAGGGGCGGGCGGCAATCCCGCCGATCTCGGCGTCGAGGCCGACGCCCTGGCCTATGCCGGCGCCCTCGCCCCCCTCCTCGCCGATCCCGCCAACGACGCCGTGCTGGCGATCCACGTGCCCACCGCCCGCTCCGACAGTGCCGGCGTCGCCTCGGCCATCGCCGACACGGTGAGCGCCGCCAGACGCAAGGGCGGACGGCGCAAGCCCGTCTTCGCGGTGACGGTCGGCGATGACGGAGAGGCCGGGGCGGTGCTCGCCGCTGCCGGAATCCCGCGCTTCGCCACCGACGCGGATGCCGTCGAGGGTTTCATGCACCTCGTCCGCTACCGCGAGGCGCAGGACGACCTGATGCGCACACCGGATTCGCTGCCCCGCGAATTCTCACCCGACGTCGAGGCCGCCCGCGCGATCGTCGCCACCGCTCTCGAAGCAGGAGAGACCTGGCTCGATCCCCTCGCCGTGGCAGGCCTGCTCACCGCCTATCGTATCGACAGCGTGCCGCTCACGCTCGCCCCCGACATCGATGCGGCAGCCGCCGCCGCCTGGCCCATCATCGCCGAGGGCAGCGCGGTGGCGTTGAAGGTGGTCTCGCCGGATATCGTCCACAAATCAGATGTCGGCGGGGTTCGCCTCGACCTCACCAGCGAGGCGGATGTGCGGGCCGCCGCCGCCGATATTCTCACCCGTTCCCGGCGCCAGCGGCCGGATGCGCGGATCATGGGATTCGCGGTCCAGCCCATGATCCGCAAGGGCAAGCGCCGCGAACTCATCGCCGGCCTTGCCGAGGACCCCGTCTTCGGCCCCGTCGTGGTGTTCGGCCGGGGCGGCGTCGCCGTGGAAGTCATCGACGACCGGGCACTCAGCCTGCCTCCCCTCGATCTCCGGCTCGCCAGCGAACTCATCGACCGCACGCGGGTGGCACGGCGGCTCGCCGCCTATCGTGACGTGCCGGCAGTGGATCGGAGGGCGCTCGGCCTCGTCCTCGTCAAGCTCGCACAGCTCTCGGCCGACCTGCCGGAGGTGCGCGAACTCGACATCAATCCCTTGCTCGCCGACGCCAACGGCGTGCTGGCCCTCGATGCCCGTGTGATGATCGGCCCCGCACCGGAACGGCGCGGCGGCACTCATAATCCGCGCTTCGCCATCCGCCCCTATCCGGTGGAATGGGAGCGCAATCTCGTCCTGAAGCGCGAGAAGATCACCGTGCGTCCGGTCAGGCCGGAAGACGAGGGGCTGTTCAAGACCTTCTTCGAGCAGGTCAGCGCCGAGGATCTGCGCCTGCGCTTCTTCATGCCGGTGCGCGACTTCAACCACGCCTTCCTGGCGCGGTTGACGCAGCTCGACTACGCCCGTGCCATCGCCTTCGTCGCCATCGAGGCGGAGACGGCGTCGATGCTCGGTGCGGTTCGCCTGCATGCGGACGCCAACCACGAGAGCGGCGAATACGCCATCCTCATCCGCAGCGACCGAAAGGGCACCGGACTCGGCTTCGCATTGATGCAGTTGATGATCGACTGGGCGCGGGCGGAGGGCCTCCAGCGCATCGAGGGCACCGTGCTCCGCGAGAACCGCGCCATGCTGGCCGTGTGCCGCCGCCTCGGATTCGCGGCCCAGCCGGACAAGGACGATGGCACCGTGATGAAGGTGAGCTTGGCGCTTTCAGGGATGTGA
- a CDS encoding ABC transporter permease, translating to MVSLIVRDFGFRFRNYNPLIGILIFVEPIFIILTVAAMRIYLFGKVPPFGSSVVLFMGAGVFPFYIFRRCARGVRALKSRTAEYYFVKPFDFLLARFLIQQFQNIALMFLFFLTMWLYGIPEAAPWAPEKCALSLLAVSCLALGTALINSAIRSYFPGWAKIYAFLSRPLMMFSGAFKTVDLTPEPMRTIYAWNPLSHVIELFRWGIYPNYPVASLDGIYLAKWSVGTLVVGIILYNNREDA from the coding sequence ATGGTCTCCTTGATCGTCAGGGATTTTGGATTCCGCTTCCGTAATTATAATCCGCTGATAGGAATCTTGATTTTCGTCGAGCCGATTTTCATCATTCTGACAGTCGCCGCGATGCGGATTTATCTCTTCGGAAAGGTGCCCCCTTTCGGTTCTTCAGTCGTTCTCTTCATGGGAGCCGGGGTCTTTCCGTTCTACATATTTCGTCGTTGTGCTCGCGGCGTTCGGGCGCTCAAGTCGCGGACGGCTGAATACTATTTTGTAAAACCCTTCGATTTTTTGCTCGCACGTTTTCTAATACAGCAATTTCAAAACATTGCTCTGATGTTTCTATTCTTCCTGACCATGTGGCTGTACGGTATACCCGAAGCGGCACCTTGGGCGCCGGAGAAATGTGCGCTCAGTCTTCTGGCGGTCAGCTGTCTCGCACTTGGAACTGCCCTCATCAACTCTGCGATCCGGTCTTACTTCCCCGGATGGGCAAAGATCTACGCCTTCCTCAGTCGACCTCTGATGATGTTCAGCGGAGCTTTCAAGACGGTGGACCTGACTCCCGAGCCCATGCGAACGATATATGCGTGGAATCCGCTTTCCCATGTCATCGAACTATTCCGATGGGGCATTTACCCGAATTATCCGGTTGCAAGTTTAGACGGAATATATCTTGCCAAATGGTCAGTCGGAACTCTCGTTGTTGGTATTATCTTATATAACAACAGAGAAGATGCCTGA
- a CDS encoding SRPBCC family protein: MSRILTRRFVLPGLALIAGTVPGFAIDLTKTIDVAAPPAKVWSTIGDFCGIGNWHPAIAKCEPSTKGGTMLRTLSLKGGGSIVESQTARDDKAMSYTYAIVESPLPVSDYSSTIAVSPKGSGSTVTWKGSFKAKGAPDAVATDAITGIYESGLASIAEKAK; encoded by the coding sequence ATGTCGCGCATTCTTACGCGTCGCTTCGTGCTACCCGGCCTGGCCCTGATCGCCGGCACCGTTCCCGGCTTCGCCATCGATCTCACCAAGACGATCGATGTCGCCGCTCCCCCGGCCAAGGTCTGGTCGACGATCGGCGATTTCTGCGGCATCGGAAACTGGCACCCGGCCATCGCCAAATGCGAACCCTCCACCAAGGGCGGTACGATGCTGCGCACCCTCAGCCTCAAGGGCGGTGGCTCCATCGTCGAATCGCAGACGGCGCGCGACGACAAGGCGATGAGCTACACCTACGCCATCGTCGAGAGCCCGCTGCCGGTCTCCGACTATTCCTCGACCATCGCCGTGAGCCCGAAAGGATCCGGATCGACGGTGACGTGGAAGGGAAGCTTCAAGGCCAAGGGCGCACCGGACGCGGTGGCGACGGACGCCATCACGGGCATCTACGAATCCGGCCTCGCGTCGATTGCCGAGAAGGCGAAGTAG
- a CDS encoding 2-isopropylmalate synthase, with protein MTDITSQPTVSPKDRVLIFDTTLRDGEQCPGATMTLDEKLAVAELLDTMGVDIIEAGFPIASIGDFEAVSEIARRSRRATIAGLARAIPADIARAGEAVRHARRGRIHTFVSTSPIHLAYQMRKTQDEVIEIILKTVAQARDLVEDVEWSAMDATRTPIDYLCRCVEAAIRAGATTINLPDTVGYATPDEYRSMFRQVRERVPNADKAIFSVHCHDDLGLAIANSLAGVEGGARQVECTVNGIGERAGNAALEEIVMAIRTRGDVMPYETGIETTMLTRASKLVSHATNFPVQYNKAIVGRNAFAHESGIHQDGMLKHTETYEIMTPASVGVAKTSLVMGKHSGRAAFRSKLEELGLQLADNQLQDAFERFKALADRKKHVYDEDIEALVDENLATAHDRIRLVSLSVIAGTRGPQRATLKLAIDDRIVTEEADGNGPVDAVFNAIQALVPHEAQLELYKVDAVTQGTDAQAEVSVRLKDGERSVTARGADPDTLVASARAYLSALNKLSATAVRLHAQHPATV; from the coding sequence ATGACCGACATCACCAGCCAGCCGACGGTTTCCCCGAAGGACAGGGTCCTCATCTTCGACACCACCTTGCGCGACGGCGAGCAGTGCCCGGGCGCGACCATGACCCTCGACGAGAAGCTGGCGGTCGCCGAACTGCTCGATACGATGGGCGTCGACATCATCGAGGCGGGCTTCCCCATCGCCTCGATCGGTGATTTCGAGGCCGTGTCCGAGATCGCCCGCCGCTCCAGGCGCGCCACCATCGCGGGGCTGGCCCGCGCGATTCCCGCCGATATCGCGCGGGCCGGCGAGGCTGTGCGTCACGCCCGGCGCGGGCGCATCCATACCTTCGTCTCGACCTCGCCGATCCATCTCGCCTACCAGATGCGCAAGACCCAGGACGAGGTCATCGAGATCATCCTCAAGACCGTGGCCCAGGCCCGCGACCTCGTCGAGGACGTGGAATGGTCGGCCATGGATGCGACCCGCACGCCGATCGACTACCTGTGCCGCTGCGTCGAGGCCGCGATCCGGGCCGGCGCAACGACGATCAACCTGCCCGACACGGTGGGCTACGCCACACCCGACGAATACCGCAGCATGTTCCGCCAGGTTCGCGAGCGGGTGCCGAATGCCGACAAGGCGATCTTCTCGGTCCATTGCCACGACGATCTCGGCCTCGCCATCGCCAACTCGCTGGCCGGCGTCGAGGGCGGCGCCCGGCAGGTCGAGTGCACCGTGAACGGCATCGGCGAACGCGCCGGCAACGCGGCTTTGGAGGAGATCGTCATGGCGATCCGCACACGCGGCGACGTGATGCCCTACGAGACAGGCATCGAGACCACGATGCTGACCCGCGCCTCGAAGCTCGTCTCGCACGCGACGAACTTCCCCGTGCAGTACAACAAGGCCATCGTCGGCCGGAACGCCTTCGCGCACGAGAGCGGCATCCACCAGGACGGGATGCTCAAGCACACCGAGACCTACGAGATCATGACGCCGGCCTCCGTCGGCGTCGCCAAGACCTCCCTGGTCATGGGGAAGCATTCCGGGCGCGCCGCCTTCCGCTCGAAACTGGAGGAACTCGGCCTCCAGCTCGCCGACAACCAGCTGCAGGACGCGTTCGAGCGATTCAAGGCGCTCGCCGACCGCAAGAAGCACGTCTACGACGAGGATATCGAGGCCCTGGTCGACGAAAACCTCGCCACGGCGCACGATCGCATCCGCCTCGTCTCGCTCTCGGTCATCGCCGGCACGCGCGGTCCGCAGCGGGCGACCTTGAAGCTCGCCATCGACGACCGCATCGTCACCGAGGAAGCCGATGGCAACGGCCCGGTGGACGCCGTCTTCAACGCGATCCAGGCCCTGGTGCCGCATGAGGCGCAGCTCGAACTCTACAAGGTCGATGCCGTGACCCAGGGCACCGACGCCCAGGCCGAGGTCTCCGTGCGCCTCAAGGACGGCGAGCGCAGCGTGACGGCGCGGGGCGCCGATCCCGACACGCTGGTGGCCTCGGCCCGCGCCTATCTCTCGGCCCTGAACAAGCTCTCCGCCACGGCGGTGCGCCTGCACGCCCAGCACCCGGCGACGGTTTAG
- a CDS encoding IS3 family transposase, with the protein MRANVERAESGSLSLRLLHAEYVQELQRIRGNPIGEESFRTRLESLGYSIVDGEYGEMVENVKTISVATKQHFSAALPNTVWLADITYLPTGEGWLYLAAVLDLATRKIVGWSMREHMRTELTSAALMMATQRQRPGAGLICHSDRGSQYAAEAYRAQLVGMKAIPSMSRTGCCYDNAPMESFFHTLKVELVHQRRWATREEARRDLFAFIEGYYNRQRIHSALGDITPEQAERNAS; encoded by the coding sequence ATGCGCGCCAACGTCGAGCGTGCCGAGAGCGGTAGCCTCTCGCTGCGCTTGCTGCATGCCGAGTACGTCCAGGAGCTGCAGCGCATCCGGGGCAACCCGATTGGCGAAGAGAGCTTCCGAACCCGCCTGGAGAGCCTGGGCTACAGCATCGTGGATGGCGAATACGGCGAGATGGTCGAAAATGTAAAGACCATCTCTGTTGCCACCAAGCAGCATTTCTCCGCCGCGCTGCCCAACACCGTCTGGCTGGCCGATATCACCTACCTCCCCACCGGAGAGGGCTGGCTCTACCTGGCCGCCGTCCTCGATCTCGCCACTCGCAAGATCGTCGGCTGGTCCATGCGCGAGCACATGCGGACCGAACTGACGTCGGCGGCCCTGATGATGGCCACCCAACGGCAGCGACCGGGGGCTGGCCTCATCTGCCACTCGGATCGCGGCAGCCAATACGCCGCCGAGGCCTACCGAGCGCAGCTCGTCGGCATGAAGGCGATACCCTCCATGAGCCGGACCGGCTGCTGCTACGATAACGCCCCGATGGAAAGCTTCTTCCACACCCTCAAGGTCGAACTCGTCCACCAACGACGATGGGCGACCCGGGAGGAGGCCCGACGCGACTTGTTCGCCTTCATCGAAGGCTACTACAATCGACAGCGCATACACTCAGCTCTCGGCGACATCACGCCCGAGCAGGCCGAGCGGAACGCGAGCTGA
- a CDS encoding cysteine synthase A translates to MTTRNASLSGNVLAAIGGTPLIRLSRASDLTGCTILGKAEFLNPGLSVKDRAALSIVEDAERRGLIRPGGTIVEGTAGNTGIGLALVASVRGYRTVIVIPETQSAEKKETLRLAGARLVEVPAVPFSNPDNYVHVARRLAERLAATELAGAFFANQFDNIANRQAHVDTTGPELFAATDGDIDGFVCAAGTGGTLAGTAQALRALKPGVTIALSDPEGSALHAYYTTGTLKAEGSSITEGIGQGRVTANLEGFRPDHSFRIPDTEALDIVFGLMREEGLSLGGSSGINVAGAIRLAQVLGPGHTIATILCDGAARYASKLFNPTFLTERGLPVPAWLTENQGALPDWRA, encoded by the coding sequence ATGACCACGCGCAACGCTTCCCTCTCCGGCAATGTCCTCGCCGCCATCGGCGGCACGCCGCTGATCCGCCTGTCGCGCGCCTCGGACCTCACCGGCTGCACCATCCTCGGCAAGGCCGAGTTCCTCAATCCCGGCCTGTCGGTGAAGGACAGGGCGGCCCTGTCCATCGTCGAGGATGCCGAACGGCGCGGACTGATCCGGCCGGGCGGCACCATCGTCGAGGGCACGGCGGGCAATACCGGCATCGGGCTCGCCCTCGTCGCCTCGGTGCGCGGCTACCGCACGGTCATCGTCATCCCCGAGACCCAGTCGGCCGAGAAGAAGGAAACGCTGCGGCTGGCAGGCGCCCGCCTCGTCGAGGTGCCGGCCGTGCCGTTCTCCAACCCGGACAATTACGTTCACGTGGCGCGCCGGCTCGCCGAGCGGCTGGCCGCGACGGAACTGGCCGGTGCCTTTTTCGCCAACCAGTTCGACAATATCGCCAACCGACAGGCGCATGTGGACACGACCGGCCCGGAACTCTTCGCGGCGACGGACGGGGACATCGACGGTTTCGTCTGCGCGGCCGGCACGGGGGGAACGCTCGCCGGCACCGCTCAGGCGCTACGGGCCCTGAAGCCGGGCGTCACCATCGCCCTCTCCGATCCCGAAGGCTCCGCGCTGCATGCCTATTACACCACCGGCACCCTGAAGGCCGAGGGCTCCTCGATCACCGAGGGGATCGGCCAGGGCCGGGTGACCGCCAATCTCGAAGGCTTCCGGCCAGATCATTCGTTCCGCATTCCCGACACCGAGGCCCTCGACATCGTGTTCGGACTGATGCGCGAGGAAGGCTTGAGCCTCGGCGGCTCGTCGGGAATCAACGTCGCCGGCGCGATCCGCCTGGCACAGGTTCTCGGCCCGGGCCACACCATCGCGACCATCCTGTGCGACGGGGCGGCGCGCTATGCCTCGAAGCTCTTCAACCCGACCTTCCTCACCGAACGGGGCCTGCCGGTGCCGGCCTGGCTCACGGAAAACCAGGGCGCCCTACCGGACTGGCGGGCTTGA